AATAGGGCTACCAGAGAAGCTCGAGCTGTTCCTTGCTCTCGGCGAGTTGGGACCATACACACAAGCCGACTCCAACTCCCCACAAGCTTCAGAAGTCAAactctcttcatcttcttcgctTTGGTTAAAACCAGCAAAGTCCGCCGAGATGTCTCCCAACAGCACAACCGAGTCGCTAGCCGAGCGGCGCAGAGGAGAAGGACCTCCACAGTCAGTTTTGTCACCCAGCAGCTCGTCAAGCCAAGCTGGTTGCTCCTCGAGCGtggaatcttgagtgggagaagaagactTGTGATGATGGCTAATGTATGATTCAACgggggaagaagaagagtagAATGTATCTGCATAAGGATTCAAAGACAGCTTCTTTGGGATAGGGCAACGAGGAGGTAGCTGACCAGGCCTTGACATGATTTTTTAAACTCAAATGAGATTTGCTTCACAGATTCCCCCTAAGATATCAATAAAGTCAAAAGCTTTGTTAGAAGAGAGTACTAGTTAACAAAGTCATCATCAAACTTAAAGAAGCTTAACTCTATGCCAAGGACCAAAATTTAGAGctttaaaccctaaagtttTCTTCTTAGCTTATCAAACAatcaatttaagaaaaaatcattACTTTGTGAGATAAACTAAGCAAAAGAAAGCTCTCACTAAACCAAAGTTTAGagctttaaaccctaaaattgtCTTCTTGATTATCAAACAGTGACCTCTCAATCTAAGATCCCGACAACAAGTCTTGTAATAACCCCACacgacaaagaaaacaaaacaaaagacaaaaaaaaaaagaactcaagACGAAGAACAACGAAGCAATGAAACAGTTACCAGCAGAGAGTCATTACAaccttaaaacaaaacaaaaaaacgacATTGAAATCAAAACCAGAAATTTCGACAGAAAACCCTTAAAAGCTACGAACTTTGAATCGAATAAGCAGAGAGATTCATAACAAAGCTAGTAATAACTCTTCAACAATCGAAAAAGTTACTTACTTTGACCTCCGGTGAAGGTTTTCCGGCGAAGGTAGTGACGGAAGAACAATGTCGGagtaaaaagagagagaaacggCGAGAGTGTAGACGAAGGAAAGATATTAATAGCAGTATAGCACcaatcgtctctctctctctctctcagcaataaaaaggaaaaaaaaaaaaagaaaagagagaattgATTCTATTGGCTTTAGCTCACAGCTGCGTGTGCGTATATAAATGTGTATTAAAACGtgtttgtaaaataaaaaatacgcAGAGAATTGAGGAACAAAGGgcaacacaaacacacacacatacacacgagaaattcttgggttcaccccctagttgaacctctagattcaccaactaatagtgtttgagtatttgatatttgatatcttttaaaaaaggaaacaaaattgaatttccaaataagattatatttttgaaataaaacaataaaaatacataaaaatagttacaaaaaataaataaataaatattgataaacttttagcaaaatactaaatcctataccctaaatcctaaactccaaactctaaattataaaccttaaatcttggataaaccgtaaaccattagaaaattttaaatcctaaatcatacattaaaaactaaatcttaataacactaaatcctaaaccctaatcactaaaccctaaacccttggataaaccctgaacccttggataaatcataaactctaaatcaaaaatatttaaaattaaaccctagagtttatgatttatccaagggttcagagtttacccaagggtttagggtttacccaagggtttagggtttagtgattaggatttaggatttagtgttagtaaaatttagtttttaatgtatgatttagggtttaagatttttcaacggtttagagtttatccaaagtttaaggtttagggtttaggatttagggtataaggtttagtattttgctgaagatttaacaatattaattaatttattttttgtaactatttttatgtatttttattattttattttaaaaatataatctaatttggatattcaattttatttccttttttaaaagatatcaaatatcaaatactcaaacactattgatTAGTGAACctgggtgaacccaagaatttctccaTACACACTTATTGGCTGGAGATGGAGACGTACGGACGGCTCTTGGGcccttttgtttgttttgggtcAAGGGTCAGTGACCTGAACCCATccgtgcttttttttttatatatataaaataaagttttttttttcagtttttgggtTGTCACATTGATTATGATATTTGATCATATTTTGGCATTTACATTACATTGGccccactttttttttgtttaagaaaacatatatatacgtCTAGAACGTTCAGAAGAAACAGCTGTAAAGAGACAGTTCAAGaagcattgttttttttttaatagagatgattgtattatattataggGGAATTGTAGTATATGGTGGTTACTTTAATCAAAAAGGTTTGAGTTTGTAGACAATGCTTTCTTTTGGTACATTATGCAATTTGCAACATTGGTACACTGGTTTCTTTTGGTACATTATATGTAAAGAGTTACATGACGTTTAATGTTTTGTCTGCTGTTAACAAAGTGACAGAGCATATACCTTAGAATGGTTGTTAATATAGagaattaaaaattaatcaagATCTTCTTTTATGCCTTTTTCAGTAATGGCTCAGAGgtttaaagtttataaaacaGACTTGACCAATAAAGCAGCTGTGCCTCACAGCTTTAAGTATTTGATAATATCGAGTACCTGTTTCGTTTACGCAAAGTTGAGAGTTTTTTGcgtgtttttatatatgtattagatTAGTAACACTGGTGGGAATAATTTAAAGCATATGAAAATGAATAACAGATAGTCATCAGATTAACATTGAAATAATGTTAAGACAAGGACatgtcaaacaaaaataaaagtaagCATAAAGaagctatattttttttttccttcttataATTAAAGTGAATGGTGCGGAAAAGAACCCACCAAGCTCCAATAATTTAACGTGTACTTTATTCTAGATATGGAAATCCAATTATTCCTCATCTTTTGCTTGAAATCTAGAAAGTTACACATTCACCTCATCTGGTACATATTTGAGGtctatatacatacatatatgtacagTAGAAACAGTATGTGGCCTGAGCGAGTTTAATAATAATAGAGAAATACTAAGAAATAACAACAGCCTTTGTAAAAACTATAGAGAAATAGCATCATGCATGAGAGATAACtaacatttgaaaataaaacatttaactCTGCCTAGCCAGTTTGGGCATATCTAcatgaaacattaaaataaagtcCGAAAATTTATAAGAAAGACGCATAGaatttctaaattattaaacacaaacttttattatttttttactaaattatttgtaaCCTCTAAAATCTCAAGACCAATAATATCTATCCACCATTTGATAGCCAAAGGCTTATTAGTGACGTATGTAGAGAATTTGATGTAAACCAAACCTCACATTGACATTCACATTCTTTTGATACGAACAATAGTAGTCTACAAGAATTAATCAAAGGCCATTGATCGTTCTAATCGTTTTCAACATGCAAAGCAAACTCGCTTTTACTTCATTCAAAGCGATTCAGTGACCGCACaaatttatcaatatttttttttctcggtTTGAATAATCAACGGTCAAAAACAAAGACCATATGGAGAAGACTGTGCCACGTGGACGTTGTTACACCATGTTCCATGCAAATATCACTCCTTTCCCTCGCTTCAATTTCGTAATTCAATCTAATTTTTCAACAAACTTTTTGTTGTTTCAAAGGAAGATCTCTGAAACATCCATGGGGAAACACACTAATCCGAATCCAGGTTCGTTTAATTAAACCACTGAATCTGTTTATTCACTTTTTTTACGATCTTGTTATTTTGATGGTTGTTGATGAGGAGGctattcatcttcttcttcttggatcTGGTTGTTGATGAATCATACATGTTTTATCGTTGTCTGTTAGATGAATCTGGAGCGGAGATGGATCCGGCGTGGGAATGCGCGGGAAAAGGAGCGTGTGAATTGAGACAGAGGCGATTTGCTGATACGATCATGCCTCATATCCTCAACTTGTGAGCCCTGTTCTGTTATGGCATCTGTATCCTCGTATAGTTTGTTAGTTTGTTAGATAGGTTTTTGTGTAATCCTAGACTAGCTCAGTTTACTCCTTACTTGTTCCTTGCATCACAAGTTCCTTTATTTGTTGGCAAATTGCAGCTCACTGGTATGTTTTCCATGTCAAACGTAGCTGTGCATGAATTCGAGTTTTGTAGTTTTTCATGATAATACACTTTCATGGCATTTTTTTAGCAGAAAGACATTTTTTTAAACTTCAACACTGCAGGAATTTACTTTTGGGTTCTCTTCAAAAAGTATCGTGCTAATCAGAGTTAGACATTCTATTATATATTACACATTATTTGTCTAAATTTTCGATGTGAGATTTAGATTAACATTTCTCATTGGATTTTGGAGCTTTTTTAATTCTTCTTGCGGGATTGTTTTAGGTATGGGTCTTGCGCAAAAGCAAAAGATTTTGACATGTATGCACCAAATGCTTCGTTTGAGGACCCTTTAACTCATGCTCAAGGGTATGTTGCTCCTCCTACTAACAACTTCATATTCATTGACAATGAATCATTGTTTACACTTGTATATTTTTTgtcacttttaaaaaataataatttcaggGTGAAGCAAATCAAATCAGCATTTTATTCACTCTCAAAGGTATATAATAAATCTCACTTCGATGTTTACTACTATGATGATGGAAGTATCACTATACAAAGACTCAATCACACCATCATACTCTCCTTACAGGTGTTTGGTGAGTCAAAAATAGTTGAATATCATATTCAGGAAAGTGTTATCGCACCGGGGAAGAAAGAGGTTAGAATCCCCTTATTCTAGCCTCGTTGCTACACTATACCATGATTGTATTTTCACCGTttaaacaaaggaaacaacttaTGGAACAAAACAGATACTAATTGACAACAAACAACACTACAAGCTCCTGGGAAAGAACATTCACATGATCTCTCTCATTAAACTCTATTTCGAGAACGACAAGATTGTCCGACACGAAGACTGGTAATAACTAATAACTCCACCCTTTGTTTCTCAAACCGCTAAATTTCACAGATCCTATATTCATTTAACTGCTTCCTTGTTGGTCGATAATGTATAAGGTGGGACAAGAAACCTCTCAGGAACAGAGACACTGTTAGCTTCCCGTTAGTAGGTCGGGTAATGGAGATGGGTCGAAGAGGCTTGATGCTAGCGACTCATGCCATGATGGGTTTTGGTAAAGATCCTAGCTCGCATTGAGTTAAAAAGAGATtcttcaggaaaaaaaaaagatcacagTTACTGTAGTGTCTAAAATTCTTCAAAACACTCACTGAGTTTGATGAAATCCTTAAATGTTTGTAAGATGTTAAATGGTTTTTAGTCTCTTTTCTTACTTCTCGTAGTTCCTTGCGCCACAAGTTCTAGGGAAATCTGAATCCTTGTGTGGCTGAACCGTGCtggttttggtttgttttcaaCTATATCCGAGTAAACCGATGTAGGGCCAGATCGAAGAACCTTCCTCAAATGGGCCTTCTCTGTCAAATCTAAGTGTCCAAAAGTTTTGTCTCGATCTTGACGTAATATACTTAGATGATTATTTCGTGACTGTACACTCGTTTTTATCAAACAAGTTGGGCCcttgttttatacttttatattaaAGAACATAATGATAGGATAGTGATTTTGTAAgtagaaacaaaaacaatatgtTCTCTGAAAGAAACTGGTGTTAGTTGTATGAatgttacatttaaaaaaaaaaaaatcttataacaAAGTTGTGTTGTTATGTTACAggtgtttgatatatatatagtcttctATATTCTAAATCCCCATTTTCACCGTATCATATATAGGTtactatatatactatttttttgtgTGCACAGGTTACTATACTCTAATACTCTAAATAATCCCATTTTTGTTCCTATTTCGTATAGAAAACATCTATCTGAGGACCACACCCTTGCGGTGTATTTCTTACAAGAAAAACACCAAAGTTATGAAATTGAGGAAGGAAATGATACGATACATAATACttagaaaaatgataaaatgatGATCAGAGAAAAGGAAGAGACATTAACGTCGTCGTCTAGGTTGGTCCACGAATTAAATGTAGAGCAATAAATGGAAAGAGATAAGAGAGAAGGAGGTCTATAATGTTGGGGGAAGGATTCACAGGGTGTATGTGTGTGTGACCACACCACCATTGCTCATGTCATGTTACTCTTTCCTTCATTTCACGATACAAAATACAAATCACAACTCTCATTTGTTTCATTTTCAAACTCACTGTAGACCAACATTCTCTTTTAATGCACCCTCGTAAATTTAGCTTCTTTTGTATTTCATCAGTTTGAAGATTATCATATAAAAAGAGTtcatatgtaaaaaataatatttataaatatttcgattacatatttttttaccgCGAGATCCGTAAAGTTCAGAGTCGAAGTCTTTGTCTTCAAGGGAGCAAGACTCCTCACTGCTTTGGAGTAATTACTTTTTAAGATTTTGACTCCTCACGAGTAATTAATACAAAGTAAACAGCTTTAGTAGTACTAGTATATAGGATATGAGTGATGATACTTTTTGTAAGTGTCAAATCAAATGTAGATAACACGTCAAACTTGATAATTAAAAGTTTCCAGATAGATGCGATTTTCTAAATAAAGCATGTTCTTTCAAAATAGAGTAATTTGATGTAACCTGTATTTAATTTACAAACTTAAGTAGAATTAAACAGAACTTAAAATACTTGTACGACTTTGTTTAACTCTTGTCCTTTTCACTGTGTTCATCCAGTAAAAACTAATTGTTTCATATAGACTAACATTTAATGAAATTGTGATGGGTAcatatgaaattataaaaaaaatgtttcagtaTAGAGCGATGATTCATTGGGCAGTTTTTGTAAGAAAATTACTACattgtaagaaaatataaacctCAAAAAgactaaaaattagtaactagACCAAACTGTTATAAACTAATATTAGGGTGTCAATGAGACTTAGATTTCTATAGAGtttattgattttaaaagttgagaaatttgttaaatttgaaaaaaattatagagaattttgtatattgtgaaaatttatgaaaataaagtaatgtaatgattctaagaattcaaagaaaacatgtagtattctcaaaattttgttttgtgagTTAAAATGTTAAGAATTAAACTCTCCAATAATATTTACTTTAATAGATTTGTAgaatcattaaaatctaaaaaattataataacaaatgattttgtACAGAATTATAGAATCGTAAAACCAATAGCGCTAAATTTTAACGAGAATGTGAATATCTATAAACCAAAACactaaatttagaaaattataagtCTAATTATAAATCAAATTCCCACTAATTAGTTTCAATtattagagattttttttgttgtctgAAACTCACAAATCAATTAGAGTTAATTTTCTCAATTAATTATAACACAGCAGCGAACAAAAGGGCACGCGATAATATTAAAGTTAACAAAAGGCTCTATAACTACAATATAGCTTTCATCTAACGACTACTTACGTTTTTACAGCGTCCAAAAAGTTAATCCGGTAAAAAAAAAcgagattaaaattaaaaaccaatcttaaaaaaaagtttttttaacaGCTccgtctctcttcttcttcgatctCCGTCTGACCTCGAGACGATGAACATAACGGCGACGTCGGCAAAGAAGATACGGCGGTGGAGTAACGAGCCGAGTCAGACACCGACGATGCACCGGCGCCGGAATCAGAGAGCCCCGAGAGTAGATCGACGAATGCGCTCACGATCACGCCGTGGCTCCTCTTCCCGTTCATCCTCAAGTACCACGCGAGCATCGCCTCCAAGCTCCGCCAATCCTTGGAAAGCTCGCCGTGGCTCCTCACCATCTCCTCCATCGATCGCCGGAAATCGCCGTACGGATCGTCGGACTCCATCGCCACCGGGACGCTGATGTCCTCGATCGGCGGCGTGTAGATACTACAATCCCGATCCTCCGATATAACCGCCGCCGCTTTGGATTTCGAATCGCATTCCGATTTCGATTTCTCGAGGATCGAGCTGGTGACTCCCGGATCGAAGAACAGCCGCTCCGATCTAACGACTCCTCTAACAACCATCTCGAGAGATTCAGCGTCGAGGTCTTGATCCGACTCGGTTGAGTGACTCGCCGTCTCGGACGAGTTCGTGAACCACGACTCGGGCGTTTCGGCTTCTAAcacatctcctcctcctccatcgTTGTCGAAGAAGACAGAGTTGACAGTCTTGATCATGTCGTCTCCGACTCGGAACGAGAGACTCTTGGCATTGTAGCAGAGAGGAACCGCCAGTAATCCACCGGAGACGCCTCTGAAGAGAGATGagagcttcatcatcttcttcttccccattgtTGAACTCAGCTTTCTTCTTTTGAGAGAGAGTTAGCAATTAATGGAAGGGGGAAGAGTTTGGAGGGAGATTGATATAAGGTGAGAGCTGGTGGGTCCAGCTCATGtgtctatttaatttttttttctgttattcttttttatattaatataatatatgttgatttttttataaaactgtcTAAAGTCTGAACATAATTGATCAAATGCGATCAAAATagttaatagtattttataaaactgTCCACGTAaccttattttaaaaattttattataaaaatactttaCTAGTTTTAGAACATTCAGTAACGTGTGGTGAAACAACTTTTTCACATATGATTTATACACACATTATTAGCTCCTTTTGGTTGTTGGAGAGGTGAACTTTAAGTAACTAACTAAAAAAAGATCATACAAACACTGGTAATGGATTTAtctgaatttgaatttaaatttggcaatcccttatatattaatcgaggaacatttgaaaagatgtaacctcaattttgtattaattaaaagaggccccaatgcataggtggcactcaattaggtagtcaattacattcaattgaaaaataagtaggtccacattcgatttttatatgttgttagatacataagttggtcaaactatatgatataatgatatgatatgatattttctttccttaaataaaacctacggaattaccataaatgactaatatatatatgacaattaatgagtttaataataaagatttgataacaatgtatatctcctccatcattttttgtttaattttatattattaaaataaattaaacaatcaaattagctataaaaataaaatttagattttttcgtatatgttatattttgaatttttaaaaacgacaataaatgactaaaactattaaaattattatgttaaaaattaatgatcaattggtttaacatttttattataagaagatacacatgattttaaaaccatatgagtaaaaaatatcatttaataataaaataaataaatatatatatatatatatattaaacactatataccataagattacataaatattttaatattaaaactttcaatgaattttcaagaacatttataaattataaatttattaaagatttcagattgaaaattttgttatcgatgatttaaatattttgttataaaacgatatgaacgatcatagaactgtatgattataaattcttatttaataaataactatacaaaatatactattcctagaaaaataggttggttcatcttaacttatattacactttttattaaactaactatcgaattgataaataacgtaccaaaaaatattttgcactttccttaaataaaagctacgaaattacctaatatgattaacgtatatgtgaaaattaattataatgaataataaatatttgataacaatttttgtatcttagttctttttttaattttat
This genomic stretch from Brassica napus cultivar Da-Ae chromosome C9, Da-Ae, whole genome shotgun sequence harbors:
- the LOC106433106 gene encoding uncharacterized protein LOC106433106; this translates as MFHANITPFPRFNFVIQSNFSTNFLLFQRKISETSMGKHTNPNPDESGAEMDPAWECAGKGACELRQRRFADTIMPHILNLYGSCAKAKDFDMYAPNASFEDPLTHAQGVKQIKSAFYSLSKVFGESKIVEYHIQESVIAPGKKEILIDNKQHYKLLGKNIHMISLIKLYFENDKIVRHEDWWDKKPLRNRDTVSFPLVGRVMEMGRRGLMLATHAMMGFGKDPSSH
- the LOC106433103 gene encoding transcription repressor OFP13, coding for MGKKKMMKLSSLFRGVSGGLLAVPLCYNAKSLSFRVGDDMIKTVNSVFFDNDGGGGDVLEAETPESWFTNSSETASHSTESDQDLDAESLEMVVRGVVRSERLFFDPGVTSSILEKSKSECDSKSKAAAVISEDRDCSIYTPPIEDISVPVAMESDDPYGDFRRSMEEMVRSHGELSKDWRSLEAMLAWYLRMNGKRSHGVIVSAFVDLLSGLSDSGAGASSVSDSARYSTAVSSLPTSPLCSSSRGQTEIEEEERRSC